Part of the Tepiditoga spiralis genome, AAAAAGACTCCAGAAGAATTAATGAAAATTAAAAATTTTGGAAAGAAGTCTTTAGATGAAATAAGAAAAGAACTTATTGATAAATTCGGACTCGACTATGATAAAGTATTCAATGAAAGGAGGAGCAAATAATGAGACATAGAGTTAAAACTAATAAATTAAATAGATATGCAACTCATAGAAAAGCTCTGCTCAACAATATTGCCAGAAGCATTTTTGAAGAAGGAAGTATAATTACTACAACAGCAAAAGCAAAAACTGCAAAACCTTTAGTTGAAAAATTAATAACAAAAGCTATAAAAGCTAATAAAGGCGATGCAACTAAAAAAATGGCATTGAGTAGAGAAATCAATAGACATTTTAATGATAGAAAACTCGTTGCAAAACTTGTAAATGAAATCGCTCCAAAATATATGGATAGAAATGGTGGATACACTAGAATTTTAAAAATAGGATTTAGAAGAGGCGATGCTTCTGAAATGTCACTTTTTCAATTACTTCCTGTTAATGAAGAAGAAAAATAATGAATGGGGGATTTATTCCCCCGTTTTCTTTATAAATTAATTTTATGATAAAATTAATTTATAAAGAAAAAACTTTCCTTTTTCTTCTTTTTCTTTCCCAAACTTTGGAGGTGTAATATGGATACAAAAAAAGATGAAATAAAAGCTGTAAAGATTAATGTTTCACAATTGAATGAAATGACTAGAAGACAACTTTATGTTTTAGCAAGAAAATTTTCAATTACTGAATATTCAAAGATGACAAATAGTGAATTAAAATTTGCCATACTTAGAAAGCAAACAGAATCTATTGGATATTTTTTATATGAAGGCATATTAGAAGTTTTACCTGATGGATATGGTTTTTTAAGAAACGTTGATAACTCTCTTTTACAAGGACCAGATGATGTATATGTTTCAAAATCTCAAATAACAAGATTTAATTTATTTACTGGGGATGTTGTTACTGGACAAGTTAGACCACCTAAACAAGGCGAAAAATACTTTGCACTATTAAGAGTTGAAGCGGTTAATTATGAATCGCCTGAGAAATCTAAAGATAGAGTTTCTTTTAAAAATCTTACTCCAGAATATCCAGATAAAAAAATGAAACTTGAACATAAAAACTCTCCTGTTAGTTCCACAATTATTGAATTGTTTTCACCTATAGGATTTGGGCAAAGAGGTCTTATAGTAGCGCCTCCAAAAGCAGGTAAAACTATATTGATGAAAGATATAGCAAATTCTATAGCAGTTAATTATCCTGAAACTAAAAGATATGTATTATTAATAGATGAAAGACCAGAAGAAGTTACAGATATAAAAGATACTGTAAATGCAAATGTTATAGCAGCACCTTTTGATATGAATCCTAAAAATCAAATAAAAGTTGCTGAAATGACTTTAAATCATGTTAAAAGATTAGTAGAATTTGGTCATGATGTAGTTATACTAATGGATAGTATAACAAGGTTTTCAAGAGCTTATAATTTGTTTGTTCCATCAAGTGGGAAACTCTTAAGTGGTGGTGTTGATCCAGCTGCACTTGTATATCCTAAAAAGTTTTTTGGTGCGGCAAGGAAGATAAGAGAAGGTGGAAGTTTAACTATAATAGCAACAGCTTTGGTTGAAACAGGATCAAAGATGGATGAAGTTATATTTGAAGAATTTAAAGGTACGGGAAATATGGAACTTGTATTATCAAGAGAAATTGCAGATGAAAGAACTTTCCCTGCAATAAATATAAAACCATCTGGAACAAGAAAAGAAGAACTTTTAATACCAAAAGAAGAATTGAAAAATATCTTTGTACTTAGGAAGATCATTAGCAAGATGAACCCTAAAGAAGCTCTTGAATTTATTTTAAATATGTTAAAAAAATCAAAGGATAAAAATGGTATAATGAAAGCAATAGAAAAACAAAAAAATTAAGATTTGGAGGAAAAGAAAATGGATCTATTAAAGTTTAAAGAAAGTATAATAGAAAAATTAAATGAAGTAGAAAAAAAATTAAGTGATCCAGAAGTAACCTCAAATCCAGAAAATTTACAAAAATTTGGAATGGAACATACAAGATTAACTTCATTGAAAGAATTGTATAAAAAATATGATGAAACAAAAGAAGATTTAGAAGCATTAAACGAAATGTATAATTCGGGTGAAGTTGATGAACTTGAATATGAAATGATGAAAGAAGAA contains:
- the rho gene encoding transcription termination factor Rho, producing MDTKKDEIKAVKINVSQLNEMTRRQLYVLARKFSITEYSKMTNSELKFAILRKQTESIGYFLYEGILEVLPDGYGFLRNVDNSLLQGPDDVYVSKSQITRFNLFTGDVVTGQVRPPKQGEKYFALLRVEAVNYESPEKSKDRVSFKNLTPEYPDKKMKLEHKNSPVSSTIIELFSPIGFGQRGLIVAPPKAGKTILMKDIANSIAVNYPETKRYVLLIDERPEEVTDIKDTVNANVIAAPFDMNPKNQIKVAEMTLNHVKRLVEFGHDVVILMDSITRFSRAYNLFVPSSGKLLSGGVDPAALVYPKKFFGAARKIREGGSLTIIATALVETGSKMDEVIFEEFKGTGNMELVLSREIADERTFPAINIKPSGTRKEELLIPKEELKNIFVLRKIISKMNPKEALEFILNMLKKSKDKNGIMKAIEKQKN
- the rplQ gene encoding 50S ribosomal protein L17; protein product: MRHRVKTNKLNRYATHRKALLNNIARSIFEEGSIITTTAKAKTAKPLVEKLITKAIKANKGDATKKMALSREINRHFNDRKLVAKLVNEIAPKYMDRNGGYTRILKIGFRRGDASEMSLFQLLPVNEEEK